A genome region from SAR324 cluster bacterium includes the following:
- a CDS encoding IS1 family transposase, whose protein sequence is IESLNSRLRHYLARLHRRTLCYSKSKRMLEISLKLLIHKLNNA, encoded by the coding sequence GATCGAATCACTCAATAGTCGACTCAGGCATTACCTGGCCCGATTGCACCGTAGAACGCTTTGCTACAGTAAATCCAAAAGGATGTTAGAAATTTCTTTGAAACTACTCATCCATAAACTTAACAATGCTTAG